One window from the genome of Cyprinus carpio isolate SPL01 chromosome B1, ASM1834038v1, whole genome shotgun sequence encodes:
- the LOC109070843 gene encoding mucin-5AC-like: MKINLMTVLNSLPATLKAELIFDPSIGVLHNETLMRMVLSSILISPDDGQLEQFFTAFTYITTNRNITIIENTAVRDTMLNLTLMALSPRFPLFQSNDYMLWFQINLVVLLASFHPSYLVVIPTNLSCDSYDAILKGLEKALAIVPSELLEDLKTSKEILILSLPKGCPQKNTPLPIGSKYVTTATTSSMSTTQLPTKASTGPAVSGEVFVILQIRLHIQYIDAYSNPASLEYQTRSRNITMELNHFYWKLYEPHFLRCYLMGFWPGSVGVDMQLIFKSDTVLPNKESIEDNLKSAIAESKVFLDIIPSSVVVVNQDGSSLTTRQTQSSQNVLIKQTSSAAAPVLSSVVPTSTPTDLSSTAPPNYVSFNVIPDPSTIIVPTDLSDTSVTTGPSVTDGSLNTTDDTHLSSTSSPNVPILSAVSTQKSSITAPLGTLSTADPAHLSHTAPYDHSSTGDPTDHSNTTVLTDPSITAVFTNQTSPTVGSSTTVHIERPSTTVHTGTMTSAVPTDLSSTTASTSPITTTDLSDSSKASVPVGSTTAAIPTDQSHLVVPSDTSTTEFLAHFSRTTLPNSISKNAIPTDRQSTTVNTKTSTTVVPADLSSTISPTGFTDTAVTSGPSVSTVSPGHSNNAVTASLSNTTTNYSSNNVFPTDQPSTTVHTGTSNTAVPIGLSITTVHTASFITKKLYQSIS; the protein is encoded by the exons ATGAAAATCAATTTG aTGACAGTTCTAAATTCCCTCCCAGCAACTCTGAAAGCAGAATTAATCTTTGATCCATCTATTGGTGTACTTCATAATGAGACGCTTATGAGGATGGTTTTGTCCTCTATTCTGATATCTCCAGACGATGGGCAGCTTGAACAGTTCTTTACAGCTTTTACTTACATCACCACAAAT AGAAATATCACAATAATTGAAAACACGGCTGTCCGAGACACAATGCTGAACCTAACTTTGATGGCTCTTTCTCCCAGATTCCCTCTCTTCCAATCCAATGACTATATGTTGTGGTTTCAAATAAATCTTGTTGTACTACTGGCCAGTTTTCATCCATCATATTTGGTGGTTATCCCCACAAACCTCAGCTGTGACTCTTACGATGCAAT ATTAAAAGGCTTAGAAAAGGCTTTGGCTATTGTACCATCTGAACTTCTAGAGGACTTGAAGACAAGCAAAGAAATTCTGATTCTTTCACTACCAAAAG GTTGTCCTCAGAAAAATACTCCCTTACCAATAGGCTCTAAATATGTCACTACTGCAACTACATCTTCAATGTCAACCACTCAGCTACCAACTAAGGCCTCCACAGGTCCAGCAGTGTCAGGCGAAGTATTTGTTATTCTGCAGATCCgtttgcatatacagtatattgatgcTTACAGTAATCCTGCTTCATTGGAGTATCAGACTCGATCCAGAAACATCACAATGGAG CTGAATCACTTCTACTGGAAATTGTATGAGCCACACTTTCTCAGATGCTACTTGATGGGATTCTG gCCTGGGTCTGTGGGTGTGGATATgcaacttatttttaaaagtgacaCTGTGCTTCCAAATAAAGAAAGCATTGAAGACAATCTTAAGTCAGCAATTGCTGAATCAAAAGTGTTTCTTGACATTATTCCTTCCAGTGTCGTTGTTG TGAATCAAGATGGCTCAAGTTTGACAACCAGACAAACCCAGTCATCACAAAATGTTCTGATTAAGCAAACATCATCTGCTGCAGCACCAGTTCTTTCTAGTGTTGTACCTACTAGCACACCTACTGATCTTTCAAGCACAGCTCCTCCTAATTATGTTTCGTTCAATGTCATTCCTGATCCTTCAACCATAATAGTTCCTACAGATCTTTCAGACACTTCTGTCACCACTGGTCCATCAGTAACAGATGGTTCATTAAACACAACAGATGACACTCATCTGTCAAGTACTTCATCTCCTAATGTTCCCATACTCTCTGCAGTTTCTACTCAGAAGTCAAGCATAACTGCTCCTCTTGGAACATTAAGCACAGCAGATCCTGCTCATCTATCACACACTGCTCCCTATGACCATTCAAGCACTGGGGATCCTACTGATCATTCAAACACAACTGTTCTTACTGATCCCTCAATCACTGCAGTTTTTACTAATCAAACAAGCCCAACTGTTGGATCAAGTACTACAGTTCATATTGAGCGACcaagcacaactgttcataccgGAACCATGACCTCTGCAGTTCCTACTGATCTGTCAAGCACAACTGCTTCTACTAGTCCCATCACAACTACAGATCTTTCAGATTCATCAAAGGCATCTGTTCCTGTTGGTTCCACAACTGCTGCAATTCCTACTGATCAATCACACTTAGTTGTTCCTTCTGATACGTCAACCACTGAATTCCTTGCACATTTTTCAAGAACAACTCTTCCtaattctatttcaaaaaatGCAATTCCTACTGATAGACAAAGCACAACTGTTAATACCAAAACCTCAACAACTGTAGTTCCTGCTGATCTCTCTAGCACAATATCACCTACTGGTTTTACAGACACTGCAGTCACTTCTGGTCCATCAGTTTCAACAGTTTCCCCTGGTCATTCAAACAATGCAGTAACTGCCAGTCTATCAAACACAACTACTAATTATTCTTCAAACAATGTGTTCCCTACGGATCAACcaagcacaactgttcatactgGAACCTCAAACACTGCAGTTCCTATTGGACTGTCAATCACAACTGTTCACACTGCCTCTTTCATCACTAAAAAGTTATACCAATCAATCAGCTGA